From Nymphaea colorata isolate Beijing-Zhang1983 chromosome 6, ASM883128v2, whole genome shotgun sequence, a single genomic window includes:
- the LOC116256410 gene encoding uncharacterized protein LOC116256410, which produces MRNEDQLLLLDLPATMTASTYQDRSFSCTFCHRKFSSAQALGGHMNLHRRERARLRTHFPTNLFSDPLSGHRFWAFEQSLLYNKLVFDPSTMTFAPHQELRDHLGSGDLAHGLAVRRLARMRRQVDLQENSMVGGLDLELRLGQSTST; this is translated from the coding sequence ATGCGTAACGAAGATCAACTGCTTCTCCTCGATCTCCCGGCAACCATGACGGCGTCCACCTATCAGGACCGCTCCTTCTCCTGCACCTTCTGCCACCGGAAATTCAGCTCCGCTCAGGCGCTCGGCGGCCACATGAACCTGCACCGGCGAGAGCGGGCACGCCTCCGCACCCACTTTCCGACGAACCTGTTCTCCGACCCCTTGTCTGGCCACCGGTTCTGGGCTTTCGAGCAGAGCCTgctatacaacaagttggtctTCGATCCTTCAACCATGACGTTTGCTCCCCACCAGGAGCTGAGGGATCACTTGGGCTCCGGCGATCTCGCTCATGGCCTCGCAGTGAGGAGGCTCGCCAGGATGAGGAGGCAAGTAGATCTTCAGGAAAATTCGATGGTGGGGGGGCTTGATCTCGAGCTCCGGCTCGGGCAATCCACAAGTACTTGA